CGCCCTTACGTCGCGTACTTCCACTCCTCGAAATACACCGCCGACCTGGCCAACGGCGATATCTGCGTGGCGGTGGGCTTCTCCGGCGACATCCTGCAGGCGGAAAGCCGTGCCAAGGAAGCCAACAACGGCGTGAACATCGGCTACAACATTCCCAAGGAAGGCGCCGCGATCTGGTTCGACATGGTCGCCATGCCTGCGGACGCCCCGGATGAAACAGCCGGGTATGCCTTCATGAACTACCTGTTGCGCCCGGAAGTGATGGCCAGCATCACCAACTATGTGCATTACGCCAACGGCAACCAAGCCGCCGACAGCCTGGTGGAGCCCGCAATCAAGGCAGATACCAAGGTGTATCCGAGCCCGGAAATGATGGGCAAGTTGTTTGCGCTGGAGGCGATGCCATTGAATATCGACCGGGTGCGTACGCGGGTGTGGAACACCATCCGCACCGGTAAATAAACGTTACGCATCACTCATGTGGGAGCGGGCTTGCTCGCTCCCACATTTAAACCGAGTGCAACCTCGGGCTCAGGGGTGTTCCAAATCATGCCCCAACGACTGGATAAACAACGAAAACAACTCTGGCTGTGACGATATATCCAGCTTGGCGTACAAATGCCGACGGTGCACCTTCACCGTGTCCGGCGAGATATTCAGCCGCTCGGCCATAGCCTTGGACGAGAACCCGCGCAACACCAACCGGGCGATTTCCAGCTCGCGGTCCGACAGCACACCACAACCGAACTGGCTCAACGCGTCCCTGATCTGACTGTCCATCGCCGGCGCACGCTGGGTGCTTTGCTGCCAGTGTTGCTGCATCAGCGGCAATACCCAGGCGGCCACGGTGGTCATCAGCCCGGTCTCATCAAAACTGAAACGCCGCTGCATGCCCAACGACAGCGACAACGTCCCCGCGCCCGGCAATTGCAGGATGAACTGCACCTCGTCTTCCAGCACGTTGTCATGGAAGTAATTGAGGAAGTATTCACTCTGGCGAAAATGATCCGGTGCCACTTCCTCCAGGCGGTACACGCCGCTGGCATAGCCCTCGCGACAGGCCTGGAAAAACGGGTCGAGCAAATACAAGCCATTGAGGTACACCAGCATCGACGCAGGTTTGCTGCTGGGCTGCGCGTCGTATTCTTCCAAGGCCTGGGGCGGGCCATCCACCGGGTAGAAGATCGCCAAGGCGTTATCGAACGGCAGGCACTGGTGCAGCAACAACACCAACTGTTTCCAGAAATGCTCGGTGCCGATGTGTGCGACGGTGCGGCCCAGGCCGGCGTGCATGCCGACTTCGCGAAACAGGCTCATGTGGCAGGCTCCCACCCGCAAAAGATCGGCCAAGGGTTCGGCTTTTGCCCGGTGGCGTCAAGGGGAGTACGCCAATAGGGGAATTGGCTGACATGAACGCCCTGTTTATGGTTGCCATTATTCAGCGGGAAATATATCCCGCGATATTCAGACGTTTCGTTTCTGCCTCACACCAAGAACAACGACAGAGGATAACGATATGAGCACTTCCCCCACGCTCGACGGCGTGCTGAAACCCACCTTGAGTGTCTTTGATGTGGTCGCCATCACCGTGTCGGCGGTGACGCCGGCCAGTTCCGTGTTTGTGATTGCGCCCTTTGCCATCCAGCAGGCCGGCAGCGGCGTGTTCCTGGCGTTTGTGATGGCAGGCTTGCTCGCGCTGATGTTTGCCTTTTGCTACGCCGAACTGGGCCGCGCCCACAACAGCGCCGGGGGCGAGTATGTGTACGCCAAGCGCGTGTTTGGCGGCATGGCCGGCTATGCGACATTCCTGACGGTGCTGGTGATGTTGCTGTTTATCCCGCCGGTGCTGGCCACAGGCGCCGCGACTTATCTGAATAACGCCTTGGGCACGAAGTTCGACTCCCAGACCGTCGCGCTGGTAATCGTGGTGTGCAGCTACGCCTTGGGCATCCTCAATATCAAGCTCAATGCCTGGATCACCGGTACGTGCCTGCTGCTTGAAGTGGCTGCGCTGCTGGTGATCGTGGTGATCGGCTTCGGCAACCCGGTGCAACCGGCCAGTGTGTTGTTCCAGCCGCAGATCGTCGAAAACGGCGTGCTGCACCTGGCGCCGTGGGCGCTGGTGATCGGCGCGGTGGGTATCGGTCTGTTTTCCTACAATGGTTACGGCCCGGCAGTGTTGCTGGCCGAGGACATGAAATGCGGCGGCAAAGGCGTACACAAGGCGGTGCTGTGGTCCCTCGGCCTGGTGGTGATCATCGAGCTGGTGCCGATCACTGCGCTGTTGATCGGTGCGCCATCGCTGAGTGAGATGATCAGCAGCCCGGACCCTATCGGCTACCTGTTGACCAGCCATGGCAATGAGACCTTGTCGCGGCTGGTCAGCGCCGGGATCTTCCTGTCGGTGTTCAATGCGATTGTCGCGATCGTGATCCAGATCGGCCGCGTGGTGTTCAGCAGCGGGCGCGACGCGCTGTGGACGCCGAGCATCAACAAACTGTTCACGCGTATTCATCCACGCTGGGATTCGCCCTGGTTGGCTACGCTGTTCCTGGCGATTCCTTCGGCGCTGTTGAGTTTCAGCTCCAACCTGGCCGACCTGACCTCGTTCAGCGTGTTGCTGATCATGCTGGTGTACCTGGTGGTGGCGTTGAGCGCGTTGATGAGCCGGGTGCTGCTGCGTGATCGCGAGCATCCCTATCGCATGCCGCTGTGGCCGCTGCCGGCGTTGGTCGCGGTACTCGGGGCGGGTTATCTGTTGGTCACCCTGGTGGCGGCGGCTTCGATCCGCGACATCATGATCATCATCGGTTTGCTGGCGCTGTCGGTGATTCTGTATTGCATCAGTGGCCGGTTGAGTCCGGTCTTCCAGAAATTGTAAGGAGTGGTTATGCGCGCACGTCAATTGGGCATCACGTTGGGGCTCGGCACGCCCGGTGAATGGAACGCCATTACCGATGTGCCCGGTGTCCGGGTCGGGCACAGCACGATCAAGACGCTGGTCGACGGCAAGCACGTGCGCACTGGCGTCAGCGTGATCCAGCCGCGCGCCGGCGAAGCCCGCCAGCAACCGTGCTTCGCCGGTTATCACGTGCTCAATGGCAATGGTGATGCCACCGGCCTTGAATGGATCAACGAAGCGGGGCTGTTGACCACGCCGTTGGCCATCACCAACACCCACAGCATCGGCATTGTGCGCGACAGCCTGATCGCCCTGGAACGCGAGCGCCTGGCAGACCCGGCGGTGTACTGGTGCATGCCGGTGGTGATGGAAACCTATGACGGCCTGCTCAACGACATCTGGGGCCAGCACGTCGGCCCCGAGCATGTGCGCGAAGCCGTGGACAACGCCGAAACCGGCCCGGTGCAGGAAGGCGCGGTCGGCGGCGGCACCGGCATGATCTGCCATGAATTCAAAGGCGGCATCGGCACGGCCTCGCGGCGCCTGCCGGCGGAACAGGGCGGCTGGACTGTCGGCGTGCTGGTGCAGGCCAACCATGGCAAGCGCCAGGAGTTGCGGGTGGATGGCTACCCGGTGGGGCGCCAGTTGATGGAGATTGCGTCGCCCTTTGCCGAGCAAGGCACGCCGGGCATGGGCTCGATCGTGGTGATCCTGGCCACCGACGCGCCGCTGTTGCCGCACCAATGCCAGCGCCTGGCGCAGCGCGCGTCCATCGGCATCGCCCGCACTGGCGGCGGCACCGAGGATTCCAGCGGTGACCTGTTCCTGGCCTTTGCCACCGGTAACCAGGATCTGCCGCCAGCGGATTATGGACGCAAGGGGCTGCCATTCAGCAGCGCGTTGCAGATGGTCAACAACGATCATATTTCACCGCTGTTCAGCGCGGCGGCGGAGGCGGTGGAAGAGGCGATCATCAATGCGATCCTGGCCGGTGAGGACATGCTCACCGATCAAGGTGTGCAGGTACCCGGATTAGACGGTGAAACGCTGTTGGCGGTATTGCACAAGACGGGTTGGAGTGTGTCCCGGTAATAGGGGGCACCTTAAGTTATTAATACAAGTAGTGGCTGTTTAATGTTGCTAATGACACCCTGCCAATATATTGGATCCATTAATTAGCGACGCCGCTCTAC
The genomic region above belongs to Pseudomonas azotoformans and contains:
- a CDS encoding DmpA family aminopeptidase, yielding MRARQLGITLGLGTPGEWNAITDVPGVRVGHSTIKTLVDGKHVRTGVSVIQPRAGEARQQPCFAGYHVLNGNGDATGLEWINEAGLLTTPLAITNTHSIGIVRDSLIALERERLADPAVYWCMPVVMETYDGLLNDIWGQHVGPEHVREAVDNAETGPVQEGAVGGGTGMICHEFKGGIGTASRRLPAEQGGWTVGVLVQANHGKRQELRVDGYPVGRQLMEIASPFAEQGTPGMGSIVVILATDAPLLPHQCQRLAQRASIGIARTGGGTEDSSGDLFLAFATGNQDLPPADYGRKGLPFSSALQMVNNDHISPLFSAAAEAVEEAIINAILAGEDMLTDQGVQVPGLDGETLLAVLHKTGWSVSR
- a CDS encoding helix-turn-helix transcriptional regulator, whose translation is MSLFREVGMHAGLGRTVAHIGTEHFWKQLVLLLHQCLPFDNALAIFYPVDGPPQALEEYDAQPSSKPASMLVYLNGLYLLDPFFQACREGYASGVYRLEEVAPDHFRQSEYFLNYFHDNVLEDEVQFILQLPGAGTLSLSLGMQRRFSFDETGLMTTVAAWVLPLMQQHWQQSTQRAPAMDSQIRDALSQFGCGVLSDRELEIARLVLRGFSSKAMAERLNISPDTVKVHRRHLYAKLDISSQPELFSLFIQSLGHDLEHP
- a CDS encoding APC family permease, encoding MSTSPTLDGVLKPTLSVFDVVAITVSAVTPASSVFVIAPFAIQQAGSGVFLAFVMAGLLALMFAFCYAELGRAHNSAGGEYVYAKRVFGGMAGYATFLTVLVMLLFIPPVLATGAATYLNNALGTKFDSQTVALVIVVCSYALGILNIKLNAWITGTCLLLEVAALLVIVVIGFGNPVQPASVLFQPQIVENGVLHLAPWALVIGAVGIGLFSYNGYGPAVLLAEDMKCGGKGVHKAVLWSLGLVVIIELVPITALLIGAPSLSEMISSPDPIGYLLTSHGNETLSRLVSAGIFLSVFNAIVAIVIQIGRVVFSSGRDALWTPSINKLFTRIHPRWDSPWLATLFLAIPSALLSFSSNLADLTSFSVLLIMLVYLVVALSALMSRVLLRDREHPYRMPLWPLPALVAVLGAGYLLVTLVAAASIRDIMIIIGLLALSVILYCISGRLSPVFQKL